The genomic segment TAGAAGATGACTTTTCGAAGaagaatattttataacaataatcAAAAGATGAATTTACTAAGTTAAGAACAACTTTGTAAAAGAGATAAAAGTTTACATAAAGAGATAAAAGTTTACATACAAAACCTACTATTTCGTTATTTAACTATCTAGAAGAATAAacttattatcatatatttatatctacatctatatatatatatataagtattcatttattttattttgcattttCTTAAACTGTTTACTTAACCgatcattattttcattatcatATTACCTTAggataaacataataaattaatctGACCTATTTACTTTTGACAAAGAGTGAAGGCCTACCTTGCATAGTTAGTCAAAGTGGGTTCactgtcatttttttttcttttaaaattttgttattggaatgacagattttttttttaattttgttatatctatatataatatacatagtttaatttaaacaaaaaaattaagttgacaAATCCATCTTTTTCTAGTCTACTAGGTTGATCAATAGGACAAGATAACCAAAACAAATTAGACATATactaaaatcttttattttatccgtggttataagtttttatatttttcaaacgtattaatatatatatatatatatatatatatatatatatatatatatatatatatatatatatatatatatatatatatatatatatatatatatatataaattgattattcTTACTTGATACATAAGTATGAGTATCTAATCCAGTTTCGTTATccattgaatattttaaaacctaaaaatatttatgaatatttaaaaattaatattttataaatttttaaaataaaattataaaaatatataatataatataaattaaaatttaattttaattaaatttaacttaataaaatataaattaattttaattgtaattaaattaaatttaataaaatataaattaaattttaattttaattttttacaaataatatatatctaGATATAGATAGTATAATACTTGTACCACTTACtagtaaattatatttgaatatcttttaaaaaaagtttaaggatgaaaatacaattattaGTGTAAAAAATATAGAGGGtagaaaaatcatttaaaatttcacttcacatatttttattttttatattgaccTATGACActgaaattattttgtaaaaaatttatattttaaaatttatatttttcacaacttatttaatttttttttagaaagatCAATTTATCTGTACTAACATTTTATCAAGTACAgataaaattatagttaaaaagtaattagtttatctaaattaatattttcaagatgttttaaataattttatttgaaatttaaaatatatatatatatatatatatatatatatatatatttatgcatatataatataaaactatctatttgtaataataaaaaactcaCAGGTACTTTTTTTTTAGGATACTTAGGAAAGAATAACATGGAGGTACGAGGTAGCAAGTAGACGCTGTCTCAACTTATTTCCATTACTAACCTTCATTATTGTTACCTTTCCGTGCTTTTACACAAGAAATAAATAGtgacaaaattaaatttgaaattctttttaaatttagatatttttactTGAATTCctattattttttggtttatatttagattatatattcaattttttcccCATATTTTATTTGAACTCAATTTTGTTACAATTTTCTTTAGAATGGTACAAAGTTGGCCCTTGGTAAGATGACGTGATTATGTGATAGAGTGTTTTGGTGgaatttaatatgtatttgcATTATTTTGAAGCCAAGGTTGGTTAAATAAAAGAAGGTTTCTTCCGAGTTAAAAAAACATTCTGTATTCGCTACAATTGGAAATTTGGAGAACATTTGAAAAGTTTGATTATGGTGGTGGCCGATTTCTATTCGCTACAATTGGAAATTTGGAGAACATTTGAAAAGTTTGATTATGATGGTGGCCGATTTCTATTTGGACTATTGAAGTTTGGATGATTTTGGAGTAGACGTTGACGATGACTTGCAATCCTTAGATGGTGATGAAAATTCTCGTAAATTCATAAGAGATAAAGGATTGTCATACAATGACTAAATGTAAGATTTGGAAAGCTAAAAGTGGATTTGgtaaatttgataatattaaacTGCCAAAAAACATGACTTATTATAAGTGGCAATTAGGAATATATTTCAGTGTTATGGACAAGTTTATTGATGCTATATGAACATATTTCAATGGAAACATACaaacatttttacatttttttttccattgaaTCCCTTTCATCTGATTTTACCATCAAGGGAAATAACATGAACATTTGATTTTGCAGTCTCAAACACAACACTACAATCTTGGATACAATAAAAATAGATCTCTACAGtcctaattatttttataaaaattctaaaacaaatgttctaaaacttcatttttcttattgtttagTTTTGTAATGTTGTATTTACATTGCCACATTAAATGATCACTCACCCAATTTCATTTAGGggttcaattaaaaaatataattttttttaacttaacaaaatttagggGTTCAATAGAATTTacaattttctataaaattaaaaacaacataatattttgtaaagatTACACTTATATAAtatgatcatatatatatatatatatatatatatatatatatatatatataattggttTCAACACCatttttaatatagtatttattaatcttttgtCATTAGAtactcataatttttatattttcaattgagttacagttcaattttcttttattaattggatgtaattgttattttattcatcatctaattttctttcctcttaagaaataaaaagttgtgtaattaatataaaataatattgataacaTATCAAAACAAGAATAATAGTCACGACCAAAaaattaaatgagaaaaaaaatatttaaaaaataaaaaactttaagtatcaaataaaaaagttaattaaaatagataaactTTTTTCACACTCGGTTAAGGGAAGAAGACAAACCTTTTAGGCTGTCACAACTTCAAAGGCAGGCAAATAAGTTTTCTTTGGCTAAATTAGCTTTTTGTGTTTCATTATAAGGGGAGGCATGTAATTGTGAAGTCCCACAAAGAGTATAAAGTGAATTAATTTGAGGTTAATTGCAGTGCTATGCAGACACAGAAATGAGATGATGTGGTAATACATTTTTCATGTACTCATAAGAGAATTTGAAACCAAACATATATGAAGAATGCGAGCAATATGACAGAGAATGGACAGGGTATAGTGTAAGCTGCAATATGGATGAGTTGAGTAGTATAAATATGATAAGTGGTGTTCAAATCCAAATGCATCATACCATGATTCAGAGCTTGGAAAATACTGGCTTGCGTTTCTGTTTCTGTGCCGTCACTGCTTCAGTTAAGTCAGAGGATAACAATCTGGCAGAATTCAAGGTTGCCACATAATCCAACCCCTGATCCACGGTTAAGTCCCTACTTTTAAGCAGCACCATTTTTGTCCCAACAACAGCAAGGGGAGACTTGATGGCAATTGCTGTCCATAGTTGAAATTCAAGTGATTAAGTCCAACAATAAGTCAATTACTTTTAAGAATAAGAATTACTACTGAGTCGTATGCAAATAGTGTAAGTATTAGTCATTAGTGCAAATGGAAAGAAGGAAGGAATGGATGAATGAGTGGTGCTGCATTTGGTTAGGTTAGACAGATATTTCATTGAAGATTGAAGGGGAGGAAGGAACCTTGAGCGAGATCCATGACGGCCTGATCGAGGTGATGTTTGGAGTCGAAAACGCGAGAAACGAGACCTAATTCCTTAGCCTCCTCACCGGTGAAGGTGCGACCGGTCAAAGCCAGTTCCATGGCGTTGCCGAACCCCACAATAAGGGGTAGCCTCTGAAGAGTTCCCAGATCAGCCGCCAGGGCCAAATCCACTTCTTTAACGGAAAAAAACGCCTCCTTCGTGCACATCCTGATGTCACACGCAGTGACGATGTCAATTCCACCACCGATGCACGCTCCGTGGATACTCGCAATCACAGGCTTCCGGCACCGTTCAAGGGCAGTGACGGCATCTTGCATCGCCATGATCTGTCGGCGGAGGGCCTCGCCGGAACCCGAATTGGATGCGGTTGATCCCAAAATGGAGAGGTCGATGCCGGAGCAGAAGTGGTTGCCAGCGGCCGATAAGACGATGACCTTAACGTCGGGGTCGTGATCGAGGGCACAGAGGGCCTTGGGGAAGTGGATGAAGAAATCATGGGAGAGAGCGTTCCGTCGTGATGGACGATTCAATATAACATACCAAACACCGGATTTTGGGGTCTTCTCCGATATTTCCAGACTTGGGTATTTGTATTTCTCTTCCATTCTCTCTTATAACTCTATCTCTACCACTTACCCtctatttatcatatttcattACATGTGCAATAATCTTTCAATTCATGCACAACacgtttttttatctttccttaccatcacattattattatttctttcttatttcataaatatagttttaatgtTTGTTATATATTTCTTGTTGAGAGAAATTTCGTCATTTTGTGTAAAATGATTATTTCATCATAGAAGTGTTTTAATCGAATTTATTGAAACAACATTTTCAGCTCAATTACTTACTAGGAGTagttttctcatattttttttctttaaaatacataatacaggattaaaagaaaaatatgtatttaaattatttttgaaattattaaatatattaaaataaatttccaaTATGGAGGAATTAGAAATTGTTTTTGgaatcatttttcatttctttcaatttttgaatTACATTTCATTTTCACAATTTCAATCATCATACCTTAAGTTTGTCAAATTGATAGACTTCTTTGATCAAAAAACCTATTTATCACTTAAAACAACACACACAACCAGATAACTGAGAAACAAAACTGTATTATTCTGGAATCAAAAAATACACTGTTACAACACCTAACTCTCAAAGGAACAACCTCATGTCTATACATAAAGAATTATTCAAAAGTTATCCTGTTACACAATCTCTACCTTCTATAAAGGCAACACAACCCGCTAATCAACTTCTAACTAATTCCTAATCAACTTCTAACTAATTCCTAATATGTTTCCTTCTATCTtgtattcattatattttatcatattatattttaacgtcataattttatttttaaaaaatatttataaggattaagaaaaaatatatatttaaattaactttgaCTTGGTATCCTCCAATTgagatttaataaaaatgttaattcatctttaaaatcactttattatcttttggaataaaatttcatctttataactttttttttctattataatatcCAATTAAGtaacattttttaatctttcaatGAGAAAGAAACTAAGAATGTGAGTTAGAAAGacaagatatattatttttgttgcactatacatataattttatattttttagtttacttattattattaaatcatAGAAAGATCATGatattaataacaaaatcacTTTCTACATCATCAATcaatgaaaaatgtaaaattattgttGTAAGAAAAGTCGTGGTAGCAATTTTGTAAtcaagaaaaagttttcaatgaTGATTATTTGGAGACCGTCGTGGAAAAATCAAGATTTGACATTTAACGAtgattatataattgaataatcGTTAAAAGTttgagcacaaaaacaaaaaacaatgtttGTATGTGAATCATCGTTAAAAGAGTTAGAGATGACGAGAAACAACGAAAAGAATGAGAAATAACGAcgttaaaaaaagtttttcacTTTAAAAAGTGTGGAGTCTTTTCTCCTTTCTCACATTGTGCATATcgaataatttttatataatcaatcataaacaattaaaaatatttaaatacaacaaaagttttagatattaaaaagatattgaTTGTCTATGAATCATTACTCATAACtccttttaaataaattttccttgttaaataaagaaaattgcaTTCTAGTGGTATAAAAGTTTATTGCTTAGAGCAGGGAAGAGCAGAGACATAAGAGGGAAACTTGGATTCTCGTATTTTAGCTAAGAAAGAGTAAATGAGTTGGAAAAAACATTTCTGTCCTTGCACCATTATCAAAAATACCTTAACCTCCTACTTGTAACAAATAATATACACTTTCCAAGTCCAACTCCAATGTATTCGTGAGCAGGAGGTAAATGAAAGATACATAAAAGAAAGCTAAGTGATTTCGGAAAGATTTTGGTCGGAGGCATGGACGGTAAGGAATGGCCGCAAAACAGATTCTAAAAGGAGTAGAATCCGGTGAATGGCTTTCAGTGGCTGGCATTGCGTGGGCATGCTTAGCCAAGCGACACAGAAGAGGGTGATGTGAATAGTACAATGTGAAGAGAGCCTAGGCGTTAGAACCATCAAAACTGCCCTGCGCACTTTGTCGTCTTTTCTCTCTCCAATTCTCTCCCCACATCTTTGCTTCAGCCACCGCACGTTCTCTATCAAGATCCCTGTTGTTTAACATCCTTGCAGTTTCACGTGGGGACTCATCTTTCTCACACCCTTCCAAATCCCATCTCCTTCCAGATCCTCCACCTTGGTCATTTTTCAATATTCTTCCACCCTGATCATCTCTGTTCCTTTTATCATCACCACCTCCCTTATGGTCATATGCCTGGTTCGCTAGAAAAGAAAGGGCTGTCACCACATCCCCAATGAGAGGACGCGCTGCGGCCTGTTCCTGAATGCACATTGATGCCACTGCTAGAGCTTGGTAAAGACCCCGCATGGGATACCGTCCATGTAGCTCTGGATCTGCTAACTTTGGAAACTTTCTGCGGTCATTGAACAGTGGACGTGCCTGATCCAACATACATAAAACCATCATTACATTACTACCCTGCTGTTAACTATGCATAAGTTAATGTAATGCAAGCCAAACTAATAAAGACAACGAAGGATTGGACGACTACCCACCCATGTGACAAGGTTTTGTTCTCCATGGGGTCGAGTGCTGTCAATGGCTTTACGCCCAGTAATCAGCTCCAAGAAGACTACCCCAAAACTATATACATCAGACTTCACAGTCAGCTGTCCAGTCATAGCATATTCTGGGGCACAATAGCCATAAGTTCCCATGACACGGGTGGACACGTGTGATTTGTCACCAACTGGTCCGAGCTTTGCAAGCCCAAAGTCTGAAAGCTTTGGATGATAATCTTCGTCAAGTAATATATTAGACGATTTGAAATCTCTATAAATGACAGGAGGATTTGCCTTGTCGTGAAGGTATTCCAATCCTTTTGCTGCCCCAGCAGCTATTTTCATCCTAGTGTTCCAATCCAATGGTTCCTTCTCCGGGGGAAGATCTGCACTCAAGTccataaataacatttttttttaaatcaacaGAATTACATTGTCTAAGAAAGCGGTGATGTAAAAGACGAGCCATTTATTCTCCTCTCTAACCAAAGTTCCGAGATGCTAATCAATAATTAGAAGGCATATAAGATGATCACAAAGCAAAATGGAAACATTTCTAGCAGACTATATAATGGTTATCAGATCATCACATGTATCACATTCCTTTTCCATAGTTAGCAATAACATGGAAAGATAGTCCAAACACTTGGATGGCTTGGCTTTATTACAAAAGGCTTCATATTTGAACAGCCAGAACCACTTTATAGCATATCCATGGTCCATGGTGAAAAATAAACTCTAGTGTGACAACTTAATTCTTTTATCTATGTCTCTCTTGAAGAGGCCAAAGCAGCACCTTGAATGTGTAGAAGATGCTTTCCTCCATCCTTCTCGTTAAATTTATAGTGTGAAAGTTTCATTAGTCATTTAGACACAGTCTGCTATTCTATGATATCTCGCAATTTGAGACCataatgaatattaaatatttaccttcctttatattattttccttCAACCTAGAAGTAAAGTTAATGTTTAGGTTCCAAATCCTAAATTGTCAACTGGTTTTTAGACCCAGTGTACTTAAAGGAAGGCAGAACCAGAAAACAACGGACACAGCAgcaaataaataaggaaaatacACTCAAACAAGGTTATCTAATTGAGATTCCACTCATGAATTTGAAagctaatttttaaataatgaatcaTAATTTGTATCAAATCATAAGATtccaagacaaaaataaaataaaattcttccCTATATATATCATTTCATATAGATGATAAATAGTGatctatgattttttttaactagaaatagataaaacaaCTTAAGCATACatcttgaaaaacaaaatatcatttcCTATACATGATACATAATGCTCTACGTAAAACATTTAAACGAtagaaatagataaaacaaCTTAAGCAGAAATCTATTGAGTTTGTGAAGTGTTTATTTTACAAGAATGATATCTTATTGAATGAGTGAATTACTTAAATAATATCTTAGTGTTTTCTTATTCTAGATAGGATTATTGACTTATCTTATTTCCTTATTTGGACAAGATTTAGCTCCCTGTTCTAGGTTGCCTCTTCAACAAAAAGAGAGGAACCATAACtgaacaataataacaatttagGCATTTGAAATATTGGAGATTTGTTGGTCTATCAAAACCCTAACAACATGGCAGAACCTCAGTGGGTTCCACCAAATTGGTATGGGTAGTGATATCGACACTGCAATGTTCGCCTTAGCCTAGTAAGTGTTACCAGGGCTGCAGAGCATGGTCCGATGTTAAGATCCAATTGCAAGGTCTAAGATTTGAGTCCCACATTGAAAGTATGAGATTCTAATGTGGGATTTATAAACTTTCACGACAGTGAAATGGAAAATCAACAATTTTTAACAGCTACAACCTCTATACTTTATAGAGGTAAAGCATGGGAAATAATAACCCAGAGCACATAATATGATGATCATAGCAGCATCTGTGTTCCTGTGAAAGGGCAAAACTCTATCTCTACGCACAATTCTTTATCACCATAATAAGctccacacaaaaaaaaaaatgtgtgtagTTCAAATCACCAAAAgagaatttttctttataaatacgtatgaaagaaaattaaacacatACTATAGAGGACAAATGCACAAGAACATATCCAAGGTTACCTTGCAAAGAGAAACAAGATTCTAAGATAGAAAAGCCAAGTATGTCCTATAATGCACTGACTACTACTGGTTTTAATTTCAGTACAGATAATCGATTTAAAGCATCAAATTATACTTTGCTGTATTGGAAAATATACAGTGGTAATTTAGATTAAAGCATAATTTGATTACAGGAGTTAGATC from the Vigna angularis cultivar LongXiaoDou No.4 chromosome 3, ASM1680809v1, whole genome shotgun sequence genome contains:
- the LOC108325212 gene encoding delta(3,5)-Delta(2,4)-dienoyl-CoA isomerase, peroxisomal; amino-acid sequence: MEEKYKYPSLEISEKTPKSGVWYVILNRPSRRNALSHDFFIHFPKALCALDHDPDVKVIVLSAAGNHFCSGIDLSILGSTASNSGSGEALRRQIMAMQDAVTALERCRKPVIASIHGACIGGGIDIVTACDIRMCTKEAFFSVKEVDLALAADLGTLQRLPLIVGFGNAMELALTGRTFTGEEAKELGLVSRVFDSKHHLDQAVMDLAQAIAIKSPLAVVGTKMVLLKSRDLTVDQGLDYVATLNSARLLSSDLTEAVTAQKQKRKPVFSKL
- the LOC108325210 gene encoding serine/threonine-protein kinase PBS1-like, which encodes MGCFSCFDSREDEKLNPNPHQENHHHLHHHHDHDLNPPIPSRISRLPSASAGADKLRSSSNGNGNNGDSKRELAALKDGPAVQIAAQTFTFRELAAATKNFRPQSFLGEGGFGRVYKGRLETTGQAVAVKQLDRNGLQGNREFLVEVLMLSLLHHPNLVNLIGYCADGDQRLLVYEFMPLGSLEDHLHDLPPEKEPLDWNTRMKIAAGAAKGLEYLHDKANPPVIYRDFKSSNILLDEDYHPKLSDFGLAKLGPVGDKSHVSTRVMGTYGYCAPEYAMTGQLTVKSDVYSFGVVFLELITGRKAIDSTRPHGEQNLVTWARPLFNDRRKFPKLADPELHGRYPMRGLYQALAVASMCIQEQAAARPLIGDVVTALSFLANQAYDHKGGGDDKRNRDDQGGRILKNDQGGGSGRRWDLEGCEKDESPRETARMLNNRDLDRERAVAEAKMWGENWREKRRQSAQGSFDGSNA